The following are from one region of the Microtus pennsylvanicus isolate mMicPen1 chromosome 15, mMicPen1.hap1, whole genome shotgun sequence genome:
- the Saysd1 gene encoding SAYSvFN domain-containing protein 1, whose translation MEQRLAEFREARKRAGLVSQPSTASQGEQTSAAKAEPAAATPKTATGWLRRFLKRKASPAIMRAPPNQAQEEAQQPPQSAAVPLPSSQHQSLLTNITFLKVLLWLVLLGLFVELEFGLAYFVLSMFYWMYVGTRGPEEKKEGEKSAYSVFNPGCEAIQGTLTAEQLERELQLRSPQGR comes from the exons ATGGAACAAAGGTTAGCAGAGTTCCGGGAGGCCCGCAAACGGGCCGGGCTGGTGAGCCAGCCCTCCACGGCCAGCCAGGGCGAGCAGACCTCAGCAGCGAAGGCGGAGCCAGCGGCGGCGACCCCAAAGACAGCCACTGGCTGGCTGCGACGCTTCCTGAAGCGGAAAGCAAGCCCTGCCATTATGCGGGCCCCGCCCAACCAGGCTCAG GAAGAAGCTCAGCAGCCTCCACAGAGTGCGGCAGTCCCTCTGCCTTCATCTCAACACCAGTCTCTCCTGACTAACATCACCTTCTTGAAGGTTCTTCTCTGGTTGGTCCTGCTGGGTCTGTTTGTAGAACTGGAATTTGGCCTGGCTTATTTTGTCCTGTCTATGTTTTACTGGATGTATGTAGGGACTCGGGGTCccgaggagaagaaagagggggagaagagcgcCTACTCTGTGTTCAACCCTGGGTGTGAAGCCATCCAGGGCACCCTGACTGCAGAGCAGCTGGAGCGGGAGTTACAGCTCAGGTCCCCGCAGGGGAGGTAG